Genomic window (Ureibacillus composti):
CACCAAGAAGTGTATCGTGATCCGTTCACAAAAGAAGTCAAGAAAACAACGTCTTTAAATCTAACCGATGAACAAACCGTCGCACTTGAAAAAATAACAAGTTCAATGGAAAATAAGCAACCGGAAACCTTTTTACTCCATGGAGTGACGGGAAGCGGAAAAACTGAGGTTTATTTACAAGCCATACAGCAATGTTTGAATGATGGCAAAGAAGCGATTGTCCTTGTTCCTGAAATTTCTCTTACACCACAGATGACAGAACGATTCCGCTCCAGATTTGGTGAACTAGTAGCAGTCATGCATAGTGGTTTATCGGTTGGTGAAAAGTATGATGAATGGCGAAAAGTACATGAAGGGAAAGTAAAAGTTGTAGTGGGTGCGCGTTCTGCCATTTTTGCTCCCTTTGATCATGTGGGATTAATTATACTTGATGAAGAACACGAATCGACATATAAGCAGGAAGATTCGCCGAGATACCATGCAAGAGACGTAGCAATTTGGCGAAGTGAATTCCATAACTGTCCGGTCCTATTAGGAAGTGCAACTCCATCGCTTGAATCTTATGCCCGTGCTCAGAAAAATGTCTATACTTTATTAACCCTAAAGCAACGCGCTTTAAAACAATCATTACCCACTGTGGAAATTGTTGATATGCGTGAAGAACTGAAGAGTGGAAACCGTTCCATGTTTTCTGAAAAACTAGTTGAATCGATTCGAATAAGACTAGATAAAAAAGAACAAATTGTCCTATTTTTAAATCGACGAGGATATTCCTCATTTGTATTATGTCGCGATTGTGGTACGGTTGTTCAATGTGAAAATTGTGATATATCCCTTACATATCATCGTTCGAATGAAAGATTAAAGTGTCATTATTGCGGATATGAACAACATGTGCCAAGGGAGTGTCCGCAATGTCAAAGCGATCATATACGTTTTTTTGGCACAGGGACACAAAAAGTGGAAGAAGAAATTTTAAAGCTATTTCCTGAGGCAAGAGTCTTGCGAATGGATGTGGATACGACAAGACAAAAGGGAGCTCATGAAAAATTACTTGAATCCTTTGGGGAAGGTCATGCTGATATTTTACTAGGGACTCAAATGATTGCGAAAGGTCTAGATTTTCCAAATATCACGCTTGTTGGGGTACTTAGTGCAGATACTTCCTTGCATTTACCAGATTATCGAGCGGCTGAAAAGACGTTCCAATTGTTAACGCAAGTAGGTGGGCGAGCAGGTCGTAGTGCTTTACCAGGTGAAGTAGTCATTCAATCGTACACACCAGAGCACTATGCAATTGAATTATCGAAAGAGCAACACTATGAGCCATTCTATCAACTTGAAATGACAATGCGCCATCAAGCGGGGTATCCACCTTATTATTATTTAGCATTAATTCAAGTATCTCACGAAGATTTAATGATGGCTGCTGAATATGCACAAAAGTCTGTAGATTATTTACGGTCAAATCTATCATTTAATGTGTCTATTATTGGTCCAACCGTTGCTGGAATCAGTCGTCTCCAAAATAGATATCGCTATCAATGTTTGATAAAATACAAAATAGAACCAAAATTGATCCCGACGTTAATGCAATTAATCAAGCTTTATCGTTCCGATTGGATTAAAAAAGGCATTATATTAACAATAGACTTAGACCCTTCAACGATCTAGGGACGATCGCCTAAGGTAGATATATAGAAAGAGGTTAAACAATGGCAATTAAAGAAGTTGTAAAGCACCCTGCAGCGGTGTTAACACAAAAATGTGAAGAAGTAACAGAAATTAATGATGATATTATTCAATTATTAGACGATTTATATGACACAATGGTCGAATATGATGGGGTTGGGATTGCAGCACCTCAAATTGGTGTACCATTACGAGTGGCAATCGTTGAACTAGGTGAAGAACGAGATATTCTAGAAATGATCAACCCCACTGTTTTAGTAGTAGACGGCAAGGAAGTAGATATCGAAGGATGTTTAAGTTTCCCAGGTTTATTTGGTGAAGTTGAGCGACCAACTTACGTGAAAATTGAAGCATGTGATCGTGAAGGAAGAGTTTATGAATTAGAAGCGGGCAACTTTGATGCTCGTGCCATTTTACATGAAATTGATCATTTAGATGGTGTTTTATTCGACTCGAAAATTATCCGAGTAGTTACCGAAGAAGAATTAGCAGAGATGTACGGCGAGGAGGAATAACGATGACGCGTATTGTTTTTATGGGAACACCACATTTTTCTGTTCCGATTTTGCGTATGTTACACGAAGAAGGATATGACATTTTAGCTGTGGTCACTCAACCAGACCGACCAGTGGGACGAAAAAAAGTCATGACACCTCCTCCAGTGAAAGAAGAAGCTGTGCGCTTAGGATTACCTGTTATTCAACCCGAGAAGCTTCGTAACTCGACTGAATTAGATGAAATTATTGAATTGGGCGCCGATTTAATTGTGACAGCTGCCTTTGGTCAAATACTTCCAAAGGTATTATTAGATGCACCTCGCTTAGGATGTATCAATGTTCACGCATCACTTTTACCAAAATATCGCGGTGGTGCACCAATTCATCAATCCATTTTAGATGGTGAATCGAAAACTGGTGTAACCATTATGTATATGGAGGAAAAATTAGACGCCGGCGATATTATTTCACAACAAGAAGTTGAAATCGAAGAAACAGACCATACTGGTAGTATGTTCGAAAAATTAAGTATCATTGGTAGAGATTTATTAAAAGAGACATTACCATCTATTATTGCTGGTACTAATGAACGTACGAAACAAGAGGAAGAACAAGCAACTTTTGCACATAATATATCACGAGAGCAAGAACGGATGAATTGGTCAGACGATGCAAGAAAGCTTTACAATCAAGTGCGCGGTCTTCATCCATGGCCAGTTGCCTACACGACTCTCAACGGTGAAAACGTAAAAATCTGGTGGGCACAAGTTGGACAAACTACAACAGAACAGAAGCCTGGAACTGTTGTGGAAATCGGCAAAGATCGATTTGAAATTGCAACAGGAGACGGGAAGACATTAGCCATTCTTGACCTTCAGCCATCAGGAAAAAAACGTATGACAGCCGAGGATTACCTGCGAGGTACAGGTTCAAAATTACAGATTGGGGACCTCTTTGAATGACAAAAAAGAAAGTGCAAATATGGAATGGTAACGTTCGAGACGCAGCATTATCCATTTTACTTGCAGTTGATAAAAACCAAGCGTATAGTAACCTACTTCTGCATCAAACAATTGAGAAGTACAAAATTGATCCAAAAGATCGCGCATTATTAACAGAAATTACGTATGGTACGTTGCAGCATAAATTTACATTAGATTATTTTTTAGAACCTTTTATCAAAGG
Coding sequences:
- the priA gene encoding primosomal protein N' — encoded protein: MTIRIAEVIVDVAAYPVDRPFDYLVPEQMQSLIECGSRVKVPFGPRNVLGFVVGLKEDTDVPIEKIKEVTKLIDIEPVLTTEMLQLAKWLKNKTICFEIDALQVMLPSALRAKYEKMVTLQTDLENLPIDLQEHFKKSGRVNYKVFEKLHLLQTLKMAIQHKLLAVEYVVKQQGQVKEIRKVKIADDANQLNEISAKISNRAKKQKLLVDWLIQHVGKVLDPDTILTETNTSMAVLQAVIDLGAAKFVHQEVYRDPFTKEVKKTTSLNLTDEQTVALEKITSSMENKQPETFLLHGVTGSGKTEVYLQAIQQCLNDGKEAIVLVPEISLTPQMTERFRSRFGELVAVMHSGLSVGEKYDEWRKVHEGKVKVVVGARSAIFAPFDHVGLIILDEEHESTYKQEDSPRYHARDVAIWRSEFHNCPVLLGSATPSLESYARAQKNVYTLLTLKQRALKQSLPTVEIVDMREELKSGNRSMFSEKLVESIRIRLDKKEQIVLFLNRRGYSSFVLCRDCGTVVQCENCDISLTYHRSNERLKCHYCGYEQHVPRECPQCQSDHIRFFGTGTQKVEEEILKLFPEARVLRMDVDTTRQKGAHEKLLESFGEGHADILLGTQMIAKGLDFPNITLVGVLSADTSLHLPDYRAAEKTFQLLTQVGGRAGRSALPGEVVIQSYTPEHYAIELSKEQHYEPFYQLEMTMRHQAGYPPYYYLALIQVSHEDLMMAAEYAQKSVDYLRSNLSFNVSIIGPTVAGISRLQNRYRYQCLIKYKIEPKLIPTLMQLIKLYRSDWIKKGIILTIDLDPSTI
- the def gene encoding peptide deformylase, with amino-acid sequence MAIKEVVKHPAAVLTQKCEEVTEINDDIIQLLDDLYDTMVEYDGVGIAAPQIGVPLRVAIVELGEERDILEMINPTVLVVDGKEVDIEGCLSFPGLFGEVERPTYVKIEACDREGRVYELEAGNFDARAILHEIDHLDGVLFDSKIIRVVTEEELAEMYGEEE
- the fmt gene encoding methionyl-tRNA formyltransferase, with amino-acid sequence MTRIVFMGTPHFSVPILRMLHEEGYDILAVVTQPDRPVGRKKVMTPPPVKEEAVRLGLPVIQPEKLRNSTELDEIIELGADLIVTAAFGQILPKVLLDAPRLGCINVHASLLPKYRGGAPIHQSILDGESKTGVTIMYMEEKLDAGDIISQQEVEIEETDHTGSMFEKLSIIGRDLLKETLPSIIAGTNERTKQEEEQATFAHNISREQERMNWSDDARKLYNQVRGLHPWPVAYTTLNGENVKIWWAQVGQTTTEQKPGTVVEIGKDRFEIATGDGKTLAILDLQPSGKKRMTAEDYLRGTGSKLQIGDLFE